One region of Leptospira bandrabouensis genomic DNA includes:
- a CDS encoding citrate synthase: protein MSEKAILKVDGKEYELPILVGSEDEKAIDITKLRQLSGYVTIDSGYLNTGACTSEITFLDGEKGILRYRGIPIEDLAAKSTFTEVAYLLIYGKLPNDAQLKEWNSSITKHTMIHEDLKRLFNGFPKDGHPMAIMSCMMGCLSTYYQDSYDPMNEEHREISIIRLLAKFPTIAAYAYKKSIGQPIIHPLNELDYASNFMNMMFAVPAEDYHIDPEIVSALNLLLILHADHEQNCSTSTVRLVGSSLANLYGAISAGILALWGPRHGGANQEVLEMLEGIKKSGLSVKKIVEQAKDKNSSFRLNGFGHRVYKNFDPRAKIIKVACDKVLNKLGIKDPLLDIAKELEEAALNDPYFVERKLYPNVDFYSGIIYRALGIPTNMFTVMFAMGRLPGWIAQWKEMIEDPSLKIGRPRQIYTGPQEISYEAAKKQA from the coding sequence ATGTCCGAAAAGGCAATTCTGAAAGTGGATGGGAAAGAGTACGAACTTCCGATTTTAGTAGGAAGTGAAGACGAGAAGGCAATTGATATTACTAAACTCCGCCAATTGTCAGGTTATGTTACGATTGATTCCGGTTATTTAAATACAGGTGCTTGCACCAGTGAAATTACTTTTCTTGATGGAGAAAAAGGAATCCTTCGTTACCGAGGAATCCCGATCGAAGATTTGGCTGCAAAGTCTACCTTCACCGAAGTGGCATATTTACTTATCTACGGTAAACTTCCAAACGATGCCCAACTAAAAGAATGGAATAGTTCAATCACAAAACATACTATGATCCACGAGGATCTCAAACGCCTGTTCAACGGTTTCCCAAAAGATGGACACCCTATGGCGATCATGTCTTGTATGATGGGATGTTTGTCTACATACTACCAAGATAGTTACGATCCAATGAATGAGGAACATAGAGAAATTTCTATCATTCGTTTGCTCGCAAAATTTCCAACGATCGCAGCTTACGCATATAAAAAATCCATCGGCCAACCAATCATCCATCCACTCAATGAGTTAGATTATGCATCTAACTTTATGAATATGATGTTTGCGGTTCCGGCAGAAGATTACCATATCGATCCAGAAATTGTTTCTGCACTGAACTTACTTCTCATCCTGCACGCAGACCACGAACAAAACTGTTCAACGTCTACTGTGCGTTTGGTGGGATCTTCTCTAGCAAACTTGTATGGTGCGATATCTGCAGGGATCCTTGCTCTCTGGGGACCACGCCACGGTGGTGCTAACCAAGAAGTATTGGAAATGTTAGAAGGAATTAAAAAAAGCGGGCTTTCTGTGAAAAAAATCGTCGAACAAGCCAAAGACAAAAATTCCAGTTTCCGATTGAATGGATTTGGTCACCGAGTTTACAAAAACTTTGACCCTCGTGCCAAAATCATCAAAGTGGCATGTGATAAAGTTCTTAACAAACTTGGAATCAAAGATCCACTCCTTGACATCGCTAAAGAATTGGAAGAAGCAGCTCTCAACGATCCTTACTTTGTAGAAAGAAAACTTTATCCAAACGTAGACTTCTACTCAGGGATCATCTACCGCGCGTTAGGAATTCCTACCAATATGTTTACAGTCATGTTTGCTATGGGAAGACTTCCTGGTTGGATTGCACAATGGAAAGAGATGATTGAAGATCCAAGTTTAAAGATTGGCCGCCCACGCCAAATTTACACTGGCCCACAAGAGATCTCTTACGAAGCAGCCAAAAAACAGGCGTAA
- a CDS encoding lytic transglycosylase domain-containing protein, whose amino-acid sequence MRHFWLASRILLFFTTSLFADTDLQYLIKSHQWGQIENHFRNTNPSRESEVYSLIEFHEKAPNGDKEKRFRYLISLVRGVFVTESSEEEVKKILTQTMPFQTTLFKLSYWKLYTEITQRNYLTPAERILFLNRLNLEEDPICRRLLDELIRLLAANNQWKEILDKINSIQESHKRYLLTGDTQYRYGKAKLILGDEKAAVEEWLNCLQRDGLSDSTVQMIAADWSKYKGSGSILQLAPSELTLLLPAINNNDKEALFRTRPELFSTRLAYYEGFRHLTTVLTKTGKTNELFRVLRTNKTFVDMDSSWIVSLADILYQQNKFQNAIELLKTFPGKDAGYYRVLSATYDRLGDRELYFENLVLYLGKYPFNLFYQDRLIEYLVDRKGEKSNYAPLAKFERALAEIPNLPVKGRLVYWYLRSLKESGDIEKLKKELKRYYSLCPGSYYTRVIREEFLSIIKEGNKPDNPTYNKEYLFEYLSYTAGIPEESYALLGRNLGFAYPKDSYELGNKLGGMSSRIQGHKLLNLAKEYFRVGEDSLGLSLVNFHVKRENLSEEEKDEILVGIGDLTYNTYYTAFHTRSLLKRHLIPDDPILLPTSISTRIFPRPHQSIVSRYAQENDISEDKVYALMRQESFFKETATSRSNARGLMQIMPATGKELATRMGITSYSLYEPETSIRLGTKFLAYLLKSNGNELKWASIAYNGGPGNLRKWKKSVYTGDFNHFLEDLPYKESRDYCRIVVSNFYAYDIMKKYHKL is encoded by the coding sequence ATGAGGCATTTTTGGTTAGCAAGTAGAATTCTTCTCTTTTTCACAACATCCCTATTTGCGGACACTGACCTTCAATATTTAATTAAATCCCACCAGTGGGGGCAAATTGAAAACCACTTTCGAAATACAAATCCTTCCCGGGAAAGTGAAGTATATAGCCTCATTGAGTTCCATGAAAAAGCACCTAACGGTGACAAGGAGAAACGATTTCGATATTTGATTTCTCTTGTGCGTGGAGTTTTTGTCACAGAATCGTCAGAAGAAGAGGTAAAAAAAATCCTAACACAAACGATGCCTTTCCAAACCACACTTTTTAAACTGAGTTATTGGAAGTTGTACACAGAAATTACACAAAGAAATTATCTCACACCCGCCGAACGAATCCTATTTTTGAATCGCTTGAATTTAGAAGAAGATCCGATTTGCCGTAGGTTACTGGATGAACTGATTCGTCTTCTTGCGGCCAACAACCAATGGAAGGAGATTTTAGATAAAATTAACTCCATCCAAGAATCGCACAAACGATACCTTCTCACAGGCGATACACAATACAGATACGGGAAAGCAAAACTTATATTAGGTGATGAAAAAGCAGCCGTTGAAGAATGGTTAAATTGTCTACAAAGAGATGGACTTTCGGACTCTACTGTGCAAATGATTGCCGCAGACTGGTCCAAATACAAAGGATCGGGGAGTATTTTACAACTTGCCCCCTCTGAACTCACTCTCTTATTGCCAGCGATCAACAATAATGACAAAGAAGCTTTGTTTCGCACAAGGCCAGAACTTTTTTCCACAAGACTTGCTTATTATGAAGGTTTCAGACACCTAACCACAGTTTTAACCAAAACGGGAAAAACAAACGAACTTTTTAGAGTTTTACGGACAAACAAAACCTTTGTGGATATGGATTCCTCATGGATTGTGAGTTTGGCTGATATTTTATACCAACAAAACAAATTTCAGAATGCGATTGAACTTTTAAAAACATTTCCTGGAAAAGATGCAGGTTATTACCGAGTTCTTTCTGCCACATACGATAGATTAGGTGATCGTGAATTATATTTTGAAAACTTAGTTTTATACTTAGGAAAATATCCATTTAATCTTTTTTACCAAGATCGGCTTATTGAATACCTAGTGGATCGCAAAGGAGAAAAATCCAACTATGCTCCCCTCGCAAAATTTGAAAGAGCCCTTGCCGAAATTCCCAACTTACCTGTAAAAGGCCGGCTCGTGTATTGGTATTTACGTTCCCTCAAAGAAAGTGGGGATATAGAAAAATTAAAAAAAGAACTAAAAAGGTATTATTCCCTTTGCCCTGGATCTTATTATACACGAGTCATCCGCGAAGAGTTTTTATCCATCATCAAAGAAGGAAATAAACCAGACAATCCCACTTACAACAAAGAATATTTATTTGAATATTTATCTTATACCGCAGGTATTCCAGAAGAATCTTATGCTCTCCTTGGAAGAAACTTAGGGTTTGCTTATCCGAAAGATTCCTATGAACTGGGAAACAAACTGGGAGGAATGAGCTCAAGAATCCAAGGCCATAAACTTTTGAATCTCGCCAAAGAATACTTTCGGGTGGGTGAGGATAGTTTGGGACTTAGTCTTGTTAACTTTCACGTAAAACGAGAAAATCTTTCCGAGGAAGAAAAAGATGAAATTCTGGTGGGGATAGGAGACCTAACATATAACACATATTATACCGCTTTTCACACAAGGTCATTATTAAAAAGACATCTCATCCCAGATGATCCCATCCTTTTACCCACTTCCATCTCCACGAGAATTTTTCCAAGACCCCACCAAAGTATTGTCTCTCGTTACGCGCAGGAAAATGATATCTCCGAAGATAAGGTGTATGCATTAATGCGCCAAGAATCCTTCTTTAAAGAAACAGCAACTTCCAGATCTAATGCCCGAGGCCTGATGCAAATTATGCCCGCCACCGGAAAAGAATTGGCAACGCGAATGGGAATCACCTCCTATTCTCTCTATGAGCCCGAAACTTCCATTCGTTTGGGGACAAAATTTCTGGCCTACCTTTTGAAATCCAATGGAAATGAATTAAAATGGGCTTCGATCGCGTATAACGGCGGACCGGGGAATTTACGCAAATGGAAGAAGTCAGTCTATACCGGTGATTTTAACCATTTTTTGGAAGACCTACCTTACAAAGAATCGAGAGATTACTGTCGCATCGTGGTTTCAAATTTTTACGCCTATGACATTATGAAAAAATACCATAAGTTGTAA
- a CDS encoding LBF_1011 family protein yields MSLQTEYKLQWPEYRIEFHPGPVIPKKANLNELWPTLRAFFSGNQSRFANYLFYLSTDFSGGFSLCSILGENETANRFRDPQLFTPSPFPKESLDQIWELCQNRDFEEMEREDWEFIGFGLLYSGDVREFRNWVMKTKEFFGQTDDNRRFLYLLGWENSEIPFESSVLHMLVEYVKGNREVLDFKTLTDAVTLDAHWQISGVLFHAIETGWFTGEETFRFWKFIIGFYSEWNDWEKGKFRSISLGKIPASFALRYAKRYFSDADFDLYREELETSLRGDWTYGNGFGYELTHQMDPFVETVVRFRNEGERFEEGLKKELILKPYSYFINLQLACIYFVKKENDKFLQFYKKAGRLKYLPLALNLYWRVLKQNGDEILGSSIERSLVATGESIHIPEGWT; encoded by the coding sequence ATGAGCTTACAAACAGAATACAAACTGCAATGGCCGGAATATCGGATTGAATTCCACCCAGGGCCTGTTATCCCTAAAAAGGCCAACCTGAATGAACTTTGGCCGACCCTTCGTGCCTTTTTTTCAGGCAATCAGTCTCGTTTTGCAAACTATCTCTTTTATCTATCGACCGATTTTTCTGGGGGGTTCAGCCTTTGTTCCATTTTGGGGGAAAATGAGACCGCAAATCGGTTTCGAGACCCACAACTTTTCACCCCATCTCCTTTTCCGAAGGAATCCTTGGACCAAATTTGGGAACTTTGCCAAAACCGTGATTTTGAGGAGATGGAAAGAGAGGATTGGGAATTCATTGGGTTTGGACTTTTGTATTCTGGTGATGTCCGCGAATTTCGCAATTGGGTTATGAAAACCAAAGAATTCTTTGGTCAAACCGATGACAATCGTCGGTTTTTATATTTACTTGGTTGGGAAAATTCTGAAATCCCATTTGAAAGTTCCGTATTACATATGTTAGTTGAATATGTAAAAGGGAACAGAGAAGTATTGGATTTTAAAACTCTTACCGATGCTGTAACTTTAGATGCCCATTGGCAAATCTCTGGAGTTCTGTTTCATGCGATTGAAACCGGATGGTTTACGGGAGAAGAAACTTTTAGGTTCTGGAAATTTATCATTGGTTTTTATTCTGAGTGGAATGATTGGGAAAAAGGAAAGTTTCGTTCCATTTCTCTTGGAAAAATTCCCGCCTCTTTTGCTTTGCGTTATGCCAAACGATATTTTTCAGATGCGGATTTTGATTTATACAGAGAAGAATTGGAAACAAGTCTTCGCGGTGATTGGACTTACGGTAATGGATTCGGTTATGAACTCACTCACCAAATGGATCCCTTTGTCGAAACAGTGGTAAGATTTCGTAATGAAGGCGAAAGATTTGAAGAAGGATTAAAAAAAGAGCTCATTCTCAAACCCTATTCGTATTTTATCAATTTACAATTGGCTTGTATCTATTTTGTGAAAAAGGAAAACGATAAGTTTTTACAGTTTTATAAAAAAGCAGGTAGGCTTAAATATTTACCTTTAGCTCTTAATTTATATTGGCGTGTTTTGAAACAAAACGGTGATGAAATTTTAGGATCTTCCATAGAACGGTCATTAGTTGCCACTGGTGAATCGATCCACATTCCAGAAGGTTGGACCTAA
- a CDS encoding bactofilin family protein yields the protein MALVKNQTEVTNSTIGENSYFNGKFFINGSLKIDGKFEGKSLQAEHLYIGVTGKVKTNITAASVIVEGIVVGNVTARNRVMLLPTSKILGDIKTPELIIQNGVILEGRCMISNDLKHSAKDLIELEYSKDSLSVEKIFGKQPNAKE from the coding sequence ATGGCATTAGTCAAAAATCAGACCGAAGTTACCAATTCAACGATTGGTGAGAATTCTTACTTCAACGGTAAATTCTTCATCAATGGTTCCTTAAAAATTGACGGTAAATTCGAGGGAAAATCCCTCCAAGCCGAACACCTCTATATTGGTGTAACCGGAAAGGTCAAAACCAACATCACTGCTGCCAGTGTCATCGTAGAGGGAATTGTTGTCGGAAACGTCACCGCAAGAAACCGTGTGATGCTCCTTCCTACCTCAAAAATTCTCGGAGATATCAAAACTCCTGAGCTGATCATCCAAAACGGGGTGATTTTGGAAGGACGTTGTATGATTTCCAACGACCTCAAACACAGTGCCAAAGACCTAATTGAATTGGAATACTCAAAAGATTCCTTAAGTGTAGAGAAGATTTTTGGGAAACAACCAAACGCAAAAGAATAA
- a CDS encoding PdxA family dehydrogenase, giving the protein MKTILISEGDPTSINYELVVSAFPQLLALGKQHRIYLVRGPHNITVPSLPNLTKPSAEPGFYSLTWSGSKKTRSFVLGKPSANSGKMAYDSLLAAMDVQKELGADLITLPLSKEWVQKAGIKGFRGHTETLAEFYKRPTFMMMSGEKLNVIPLTTHVPLKDVVKELKKFSWKELAKAMTSSRFLKNPKIAYLGLNPHAGEGGKIGDEESTLLAIGAKVLRKAKFSVEGPLSADSAFLPGAKPYDLYLASYHDQGLIPFKLLEGKKGVNITLGLDFTRVSPDHGTAFDIAGKGISDPTGLISCLERLTENTKTKP; this is encoded by the coding sequence TTGAAAACCATTCTGATTTCGGAAGGCGATCCAACAAGTATCAACTACGAACTTGTAGTTTCTGCCTTCCCACAATTGTTAGCTTTGGGGAAACAACACCGCATTTATCTAGTGCGCGGGCCCCACAACATCACAGTTCCCTCCCTCCCAAACCTTACAAAACCCAGTGCCGAACCAGGATTTTATTCACTTACTTGGTCAGGTTCTAAAAAAACTCGTTCGTTTGTTCTAGGAAAACCTTCTGCGAACTCTGGAAAAATGGCCTATGATTCGCTACTGGCCGCTATGGATGTACAAAAGGAACTCGGAGCCGATCTCATTACTTTGCCTCTTTCGAAAGAATGGGTACAAAAAGCAGGGATCAAAGGATTTCGGGGCCATACAGAAACCTTGGCTGAGTTTTATAAACGACCTACGTTTATGATGATGAGTGGGGAAAAACTCAATGTCATTCCTTTAACTACGCACGTGCCGTTGAAGGATGTGGTGAAAGAATTAAAAAAGTTTTCTTGGAAGGAATTGGCCAAGGCAATGACGAGTTCTCGCTTTTTAAAGAATCCAAAAATTGCTTATTTGGGTCTTAACCCCCATGCCGGGGAAGGGGGAAAGATTGGGGACGAGGAATCGACCTTACTTGCCATTGGTGCCAAAGTACTCCGAAAAGCAAAGTTCTCCGTCGAGGGACCGCTTTCCGCCGATTCTGCTTTTTTACCAGGTGCTAAGCCGTACGATTTGTATTTGGCTTCCTATCATGACCAAGGACTCATTCCATTTAAATTGCTTGAAGGGAAAAAGGGAGTCAACATAACCTTAGGACTGGATTTTACCCGTGTGTCCCCCGACCACGGAACGGCCTTTGACATTGCAGGTAAGGGCATTAGTGATCCCACAGGACTCATCTCCTGTTTAGAACGACTCACGGAGAATACAAAAACAAAACCATGA